AACTGTTGTCGCAGATGATCGGTCAGGGCAACTGGCAGCAGGTACTGGTCTTTACCCGCACCAAACACGGCGCCAATCACCTGGCGGAACAGCTCAACAAAGATGGTATCCGCAGCGCAGCGATCCACGGTAACAAGAGCCAGGGGGCGCGTACCCGTGCGCTGGCGGATTTCAAATCAGGCGATATCCGCGTGCTGGTGGCGACTGACATTGCGGCGCGAGGTCTGGACATCGAAGAACTGCCGCACGTGGTGAACTACGAGCTGCCGAACGTTCCGGAAGATTATGTGCATCGTATCGGTCGTACCGGTCGTGCTGCGGCGACGGGGGAAGCGCTGTCGCTGGTTTGTGTTGATGAACACAAACTGCTGCGTGACATTGAAAAACTGCTGAAAAAAGAGATCCCGCGTATTACCACGCCGGGCTATGAGCCAGATCCCTCGATCAAAGCTGAGCCGATCCAGAATGGTCGTCAGCAGCGTAGCGGTGGTGGCGGTCGGGGCCGTGGTCAGGGACAAGGGCAGGGCGCGGGTCGCGCTCAGCAGCCGCGTCGTCAGGACGGTGGCGCGTCGAAGGGCAAACCGCGTGGCGCAGAAGGCAAACCGGCGGGTGAAAAGCCACGTCCACCGCGTCGCCCGCGCAGAATTACACCCGTACAGTAAGGGGGTCAGGAAGGCCTGATACTCTGAGAAATGTTACGTTCACTTTGTATTCAGTGATTCTCTGAAACCGCAGTACACGTGAACGTGCAAGGGAGGCTCACCGCCGCCTCCCTTGCAACCCTGGCTCCCGGCAAGGAAAATCGCCACTTCGTGGTTCATTCGTCTTATGCCGTCTGCCTGTCGGGTCGGGGTCGAGCCTGCATCCATGCAGGCCGTCCCCTCCGCCCGCTTCCCTGCGGGCGGCCCCGGTCAGCCGCCAACGCCTCATCGATTTTCACGCCGGACCAATGCCATCGCTTCAATTCTCTGCCTTTCAGCTAAATTCACTTCGCTGTAAAAAAAAGCAAACCGTGGAGATGGTCAGGTATGGATAGGTCCGGCTGAAAATTGCCGACGCGTTTCCGTAAGGCCGGGAGAACCCGCAGGGATGCGGGTTCAGGGCGCGCGAAGCAGGGATGCTGAGTCGTGCCCGGCCCGGTAGCCTGAAGGAATAAGCGGAGGGTATCGCGAAGCGACAATTTTCCAGCCGGGAGCCAGGATTGTTAAGGAGGCGGCGACGAGCCTCCTTAACCCGTTCACAGGTACTGGTGTACCAGATTGGCTGCGAACATGAGGTGAACGGTACTCGTCCCACAGGGGCATATGCTTCTCAAAGCGTATACGCCCCCTCACTCCCCCGCATTCTGCGATTTCAACACAATAGAACAGGTATACCTTCCCGCCGGGTGAATTGAAATCGTGGTCTCGAACACTTTCCCGTCACGATCCCGATAGCGCCGTACGATGCGCATCCCCGGAGAGTCGGGCTCGACATTCAGTATCTTGGCGATTTTCTTCGGTACGCCAACGGCGGTGATCGTCTGATGCACTTCGTGACTCTTAATTCCGTAGTGCGTTTCGATCAGATCGCTAATCAGCGAGTGCGGATCGTCGCGGATGAACGCGCGTAGCCTGGAATAATCGGTGCTGGCGTAACTGTCCGTCCAGCAAATAGGCGCATCCGGGTTTTGCGCATCCTCACGAATACTGGCGATATGTAGCCAGCGTGAACCGGGCGGGCAATCTATCAGTTGGGAAAGCTCAATATCCGCTACAATCTCATCGATCTTCTTAATCACCCGCAGGTTGTTTTTCGCCAACAGCAGCAGATCTTCCAGATGTGACAACGGATGGTTAACCCCGCTCGCCTGCGGTTCGCATACGCGCGTGCCAGCGCCTTTACGTCGCGAAATCAACCCCTGTTCCGTTAATTCCCTCAGCGCTTCGCGCATGGTGTGACGACTCACTTGCCAGGTTTCGCACAGTTCCATTTCTGTCGGAAACAGTGAACCGGGCGGGTAAGTTCCCGTTGAGATTTGATGAGCCAGTTCACGGGCTATCCGTTTGTACAGAGATTCTTTCATCGCAGTTTCGTCAAATAATTAATGATCACAGTCACAGAAATGACTACGGGCTATTCCCTGGATTCGTCATGATTATTATAAATGTCCGTACATTTTAAATGTACGGACATTTATGTATGTTCGGACATTTTTGTTGGCCCGATTGCGTCGTAAACCGGGTCAGACGCTCATCTTATCATTATCAGATTGAACCGGGGGATTTATGGCTTCGAATGTAATGGATTCTGTTTTATTTAGAGATTCTTTTGGTACACCAGCAATGCGCGCCGTGTTTGATGACTACGAACTTATTCGCAAGTATGTCGAAGTGGAGGTGGCGCTCGCCAAAGCGCAGGCGCGTTGCGGAGTGATCCCGGAAGCGGCAGCCAAAGAGATCGCTGAGAAGTGCAATGCCGATACGCTGGATTTCGATTTGTTACGTCATGAGACGGAAATCGTCGGTTATCCGATCCTGCCGCTTGTGCACCAGATTTCAAAGCAGGCCGGAGAGTCTGGCGGCTATGTGCACTGGGGAGCGACGACGCAGGACATCATGGACACGGCGGTGGTACTGCAAATCCGTGATGCCTTTGAACTGATCGAGGCGGACATGAACCGGTTACGTGCAACGCTGGCTGACCTGGCGCTGCGCTATCGGGATACGCCAATGGCCGGTCGCACCCATTTACAGCAGGCGCTACCGGTGACGTTTGGTTATAAAGCCGCTATCTGGCTGGACATGTTTGAACGCCACGCCGAACGTTTGCAACAGGCGCGTCCGCGAGTGTTGGTCGGTGAATTTGCCGGGGCCGCCGGAACGCTGGCATCGCTGGGCGACAAAGGATTGCCGGTACAAAAAGCGCTGATGGAAGAGTTAGGTCTTAACGTCCCGACCTCCACCTGGCACGTAGCGCGCGACGGCTTCGCAGAGGCGGTGAACCTGCTGGCGGTCATCACCGGTTCGCTAGGGAAGATTGCTTATGACGTGATGCTGATGGCATCGAACGAGTTTGGCGAACTGTATGAACCGTTCGTTAAAGGCCGTGGTGCCAGCAGCACTATGCCGCAAAAACGCAATCCTATCTCCAGCGAACTGATGCTGGCCTGTGCAAAAGGCGTTCGTCAACAGGCCGGGCTGATGTTGGATGCGATGGTTCAGGATCTGGAACGCGCCACCGGACCGTGGCACGCGGAGTGGATTGCGATCCCGGAAAGTTTCGTCCTGAGCGCAGGGGCGCTGCATCAGGCCAACGTTATGCTGGCAGGACTGGAGGTCGATGAAGCGGCAATGTTGCGCAATCTTGGGATGACCAACGGCCTGATTGTGGCAGAAGCGGTGATGATGGGGCTGGCTCCGTACATCGGCCGCCAGGATGCCCATGATGTCGTCTATGACGCCTGTCGTATCGTCAACGAGAAGGGCGGTCACTTGGCCGACGTACTGAACGCTATGCCGACAGTGGCACAACGACTGGATCCGCAACTGATTAACCAACTGACCGATCCGGCTAATTATCTGGGAATGGCGCCGGAAATGGTCGATCAGGTGCTGTCCAGGTATCAGTCACGGAAATGAAGGTTCTCGTGTTAACGGAATAAGGATATGGCTATGTCTACAAATACTGTCGCGGGAAAGAAACTTCTCTCATTTCTGATCCCGCTGGTAATCGGTGCCGTCATTTGGTTTATTCCCGTTCCTGAAGGGTTAACCCCGGCGGCCTGGCATATGTTTGCGATTTTTGCCGCCACCATTGCGGCAATCCTGACCCAGCCGCTCCCTTCGGGGGCGGTCATGCTGATTGCGCTTTGCGTGGTGATCTTTAGCAAAACGTTGACTGAGGCGAAGGCACTGTCAGGCTTTGCCTCTGGCACGGTATGGCTGATTTTCTGCGCCTACGTGCTCTCGCTGGGGTTTGTGACCTCCGGACTGGGAAAACGTATTGCCTATAAAATGCTGTCGCTGTTTGGCGGAAGCAGTCTGGGAATTGCCTATTCACTCGGTGTTTCTGACCTGATTATGGCCCCGGCGATGCCGTCGGTGACGGCGCGGTCTGGCGGGATTATTTTCCCGATCGCTCGCTCAATCAACGACGTACTCGGTTCGGCGCCTGGCGCGACTGGCAAGCGGATTGGCGATTTCTTGACGATGGTTTGCTTTCAGTTTACGCCGATCACCGGGGCGATATTTTTAACCGGTATGGCGGCGAACCCGCTAGTGGCAAGCCTGGCAAAATCCACGCTGGGTCTGGAGATCACCTGGGGCGGCTGGTTTATTTCTGCCGTCGTTCCAGCGATGGTCTGTTTTTGCCTGATGCCGCTGCTGGTCTACAAGTTGCTGGATCCAGAACTGAAGCATACACCGGAAGCCAAAGCGATGGGCAAACAGTCGCTGGGCGAACTGGGTGTCATGAGCAGTAATGAGAAAAAAGTGGCCGTAGGGTTTGTGCTGGCGCTTGTCGGCTGGGGAACCAGTCTGATTACCGGGATCTCGGCGACATCGGTCGGGCTGGGGCTGGCCGCTTATTTGTTTGCGACCGGGGCCGTCAGTTGGAA
The sequence above is drawn from the Citrobacter amalonaticus genome and encodes:
- a CDS encoding GntR family transcriptional regulator: MKESLYKRIARELAHQISTGTYPPGSLFPTEMELCETWQVSRHTMREALRELTEQGLISRRKGAGTRVCEPQASGVNHPLSHLEDLLLLAKNNLRVIKKIDEIVADIELSQLIDCPPGSRWLHIASIREDAQNPDAPICWTDSYASTDYSRLRAFIRDDPHSLISDLIETHYGIKSHEVHQTITAVGVPKKIAKILNVEPDSPGMRIVRRYRDRDGKVFETTISIHPAGRYTCSIVLKSQNAGE
- a CDS encoding DASS family sodium-coupled anion symporter, which encodes MSTNTVAGKKLLSFLIPLVIGAVIWFIPVPEGLTPAAWHMFAIFAATIAAILTQPLPSGAVMLIALCVVIFSKTLTEAKALSGFASGTVWLIFCAYVLSLGFVTSGLGKRIAYKMLSLFGGSSLGIAYSLGVSDLIMAPAMPSVTARSGGIIFPIARSINDVLGSAPGATGKRIGDFLTMVCFQFTPITGAIFLTGMAANPLVASLAKSTLGLEITWGGWFISAVVPAMVCFCLMPLLVYKLLDPELKHTPEAKAMGKQSLGELGVMSSNEKKVAVGFVLALVGWGTSLITGISATSVGLGLAAYLFATGAVSWKSLLNDHAAWDTVIWFSVIISLATGLADLGFIKWMTVKLGSGIQGFGAMEAFIVLGVLYIYVHYLFATATGHVAALYAPFAATAIAAGAPPMMVAICFGIFSNLMWGNTEYGGGPGPIYFAQGYFERPRFYRINLCVVTFNVIIIFAVGMLWWKLLGYY
- the pcaB gene encoding 3-carboxy-cis,cis-muconate cycloisomerase produces the protein MASNVMDSVLFRDSFGTPAMRAVFDDYELIRKYVEVEVALAKAQARCGVIPEAAAKEIAEKCNADTLDFDLLRHETEIVGYPILPLVHQISKQAGESGGYVHWGATTQDIMDTAVVLQIRDAFELIEADMNRLRATLADLALRYRDTPMAGRTHLQQALPVTFGYKAAIWLDMFERHAERLQQARPRVLVGEFAGAAGTLASLGDKGLPVQKALMEELGLNVPTSTWHVARDGFAEAVNLLAVITGSLGKIAYDVMLMASNEFGELYEPFVKGRGASSTMPQKRNPISSELMLACAKGVRQQAGLMLDAMVQDLERATGPWHAEWIAIPESFVLSAGALHQANVMLAGLEVDEAAMLRNLGMTNGLIVAEAVMMGLAPYIGRQDAHDVVYDACRIVNEKGGHLADVLNAMPTVAQRLDPQLINQLTDPANYLGMAPEMVDQVLSRYQSRK